The DNA window ACTCCCTTGAGCACGCGCAGCGCGCTGTGACCGTAGCCGTAAACCTTCTCAAGCCCGTCCACCGATATTGCGATGTCATCCATGGGGTTCACCCCGTTATCACTCATAGCGTATCGTCTCTACCGGTCTCATGCGCGAAGCCTGCCACGAGGGGAATATCGCGGCGACCGTCGAAAGGAATACGGCGAACGCGGCTATCATCACCACAAATTCGGGCTTTATCTGCGTCGGAATGGTGTCTATGTAATACACGTTCTGCGGCACGAGCGATATGTCGAACCACATGCCGATATCGAACACCTTGTATATCCATGCCATAAGGCCGTTAATGACGCCCTCGATCCATCGGACGATCGACTCGAGGTTGAGGGAGGTCGCGAGTCCGCACAGGACGCCCACGAGCGAGCCTATGAAACCAATGAGAAAACCCTCCATCACGAAAATGACCATGATGGAGATGGGCCTGGCGCCCATGGATTTGAGCACCCCGATGGCCCTGCGCTTCTCCATGACCACCATCACGAGCGTGCCCATTATGGTGAATCCCGACGCGATGATGACAAGAAAAAGAATAATGGTCATAATGAGCTTTTCGAGCTTGAGCGCGTAAAAGAGGTTCTGGTTGCGCTGCTCCGCCGTGAGCACCTGGTATTCGAAGCTCACGACGTTCTGGAGGCGGCGCGCGAGCTCGTCAAGGCGGTAGATGTCGTCAACCTTGACCCCGATCCCGTAGACCACGTCGCCCATCTCGTAGAGGGCCTGGCACATGGGCAGCGACATGATGATGAGCCTGGTATCGAAATCGTAGTATCCGGTCTTGAAGAAACCCGCCACCCGAAAGCTCCCGATCCCGGGGGTGAGCCCCGTCGTGGCCGCGAGCCTCCCCTTGGGAACGATCACCTCGATCACGTCACCTATCTTCACCGCGTAATTCATGGCCATTTCGGTGCCGATATAGACCTCGTCGATCGCGTCGAGCTTCTTCTTGCCCTCGGTGATGAACTTGGTCACATCGGGGGGCATGGCCTCCACGGAACCCATTCCCCGTACGAGCACAGGCGCTATGAAGGTGCGAAAGCGCAGCAGGCCCTGTCCCTGGAGGTAGGGAATGGCCGATTTGACCCCCTTGACGGTACCGATACGCTTCATGACGGCGTTGTAGTTGGGGATACCGTCGCCCCCGTCTATGCCGTACGGGGCCACCGTGATGTGCGAATCGACGTCCAGGATCTTGTCCTTGATCTGGCTCTGGAAACCGGTCATGACCGATATCACTACAATAAGGATGAACACCCCCAGGAATACGATAAACATGGAAAGCACCGTATTGAAGGAGATGAATCCCTGGCTCTTTTTCGCCTTGAGGTATCTGAATCCGATAAAAAATTCGTATAAGTTCATTTCTTTCCCGTCGGGCCCCCGCCGCCGGAGCCGGCGATCGTGAAAGAATAGCCGTGCGACTTATTTTGTCAATAGATATTGCACCGCGGTCACCGGGGGGCCGGCGGGGATCCTTCCCGGCAAGTAAAAAAAAATTAATTTTATTTGACAGAAACCGAGTTTCAGGATATGAATTTTAGGTTTATCAGCATGCGGGATGCCTTTACGGATCTCTGTCCGCCGCTCAAATGCGCTGCTTACAGCCATCTCGGGGGAGCATCCACTGACGCACCGCTGCATCTTATTATTCAAGGAGTTTCAACATGCCTAAAGGTGTTGTGAAATGGTTCAACGACAAGAAAGGGTTCGGTTTCATCAGGAAGGAAGACGGAAGCGATGTATTCGTGCATTATTCCGGGATCCAGAGCGACGGTTTCAGGACACTGTCCGAGGGCGACAACGTGGAGTTCGAGGTGGAGAACGGCGATAAGGGGCCCCGAGCGGTCTCGGTGAAGGTTATATAACGGCTGCACTTGCACTTTTATTATCGAAGGAGAGTGACCATGCCACTCTCCTTTTTTATTCAAACGAACGCCCGCGCTATTGCGGGACCAGGTAGGTTATTTTCTTCCCGGGGATATCGAAAATCTCCATGACGGGCCCCTTCCGGAGCCGTTTTTCCTTGATAAACTCGTCAAGCCGGGGATATACGCGAATCACCCCTACGAAAACCGAGAGGACGCCCTTGTAAGGGAATTCCGCCACCAGGCAGTGCGCGCGGGGGTACTCCCTGATCTGGTAGCGCTTCCTTAGCTCGGGTATCTTCGGGTAGTCCGCTTCATCGAGGATGCAGCCCGCGATACTGCGCAGGTTCTCCTTTTTCACATCGCGGGGATCGTCATAATAGAGTCCGAAGCTGCGCGTCGCGGTGATTTTTTCGCTGTCGAGCAGGGAGCCGCAAATTTCGTCCTGGATAAGCGCCGTTCCCCCGTAATCGCCCCTGTGCTCGCGAAAAACGAGCTGGTACGGACCCATGACGCGCTCGTTCACCTCGACCCCGCCGAAAAAGCCC is part of the Spirochaetota bacterium genome and encodes:
- a CDS encoding cold-shock protein, whose translation is MPKGVVKWFNDKKGFGFIRKEDGSDVFVHYSGIQSDGFRTLSEGDNVEFEVENGDKGPRAVSVKVI
- a CDS encoding ABC transporter permease, giving the protein MNLYEFFIGFRYLKAKKSQGFISFNTVLSMFIVFLGVFILIVVISVMTGFQSQIKDKILDVDSHITVAPYGIDGGDGIPNYNAVMKRIGTVKGVKSAIPYLQGQGLLRFRTFIAPVLVRGMGSVEAMPPDVTKFITEGKKKLDAIDEVYIGTEMAMNYAVKIGDVIEVIVPKGRLAATTGLTPGIGSFRVAGFFKTGYYDFDTRLIIMSLPMCQALYEMGDVVYGIGVKVDDIYRLDELARRLQNVVSFEYQVLTAEQRNQNLFYALKLEKLIMTIILFLVIIASGFTIMGTLVMVVMEKRRAIGVLKSMGARPISIMVIFVMEGFLIGFIGSLVGVLCGLATSLNLESIVRWIEGVINGLMAWIYKVFDIGMWFDISLVPQNVYYIDTIPTQIKPEFVVMIAAFAVFLSTVAAIFPSWQASRMRPVETIRYE